One genomic region from Kamptonema formosum PCC 6407 encodes:
- a CDS encoding DNA-directed RNA polymerase subunit gamma: MAKLEQRFDYVKIGLASPERIRQWGERTLPNGQIVGEIIKPETINYRTLKPEMDGLFCERIFGPAKDWECHCGKYKRVRHRGIVCERCGVEVTESRVRRHRMGFIKLAAPVAHVWYLKGIPSYMAILLDMPLRDVEQIVYFNAYVVLNAGNADNLTYKQLLAEDAWLEIEDQLYSEDSELSGVEVGIGAEALQTLLQNINLESEAEQLREDIAGAKGQKRAKLIKRLRVIDNFIATGSKPEWMVLSVVPVIPPDLRPMVQLDGGRFATSDLNDLYRRVINRNNRLARLQEILAPEIIIRNEKRMLQEAVDALIDNGRRGRTVVGANNRPLKSLSDIIEGKQGRFRQNLLGKRVDYSGRSVIVVGPKLKIHQCGLPREMAIELFQPFVIHRLIRQGLVNNIKAAKKLIQRSDPSVWDVLEEVIEGHPVLLNRAPTLHRLGIQAFEPILVEGRAIQLHPLVCPAFNADFDGDQMAVHVPLSLESQAEARLLMLASNNILSPATGRPIVTPSQDMVLGCYYLTAENPQTQKGAGRYFANFNDAVIAYEQGVIHLHSYIWVRFDGAVENVEAEGDPKVENLANGTVSKEYKFRRVREDKDGVMLSQYIRTTAGRIIYHQTIESAINS; this comes from the coding sequence ATGGCTAAATTAGAACAAAGATTTGACTACGTTAAAATTGGATTGGCTTCTCCCGAACGGATACGACAATGGGGAGAAAGAACTTTACCAAACGGTCAAATAGTAGGGGAAATTATAAAACCAGAGACCATAAATTACAGAACATTAAAACCCGAAATGGACGGCTTGTTTTGCGAGCGGATATTCGGGCCGGCAAAGGATTGGGAATGCCATTGTGGTAAATACAAAAGAGTCAGACACAGAGGCATTGTCTGCGAAAGATGCGGTGTCGAAGTCACTGAATCTCGCGTCCGCAGACACCGGATGGGCTTTATTAAATTAGCAGCTCCAGTTGCCCATGTTTGGTATCTCAAAGGTATTCCTAGTTACATGGCAATTTTGTTAGATATGCCCTTGCGGGATGTCGAACAAATTGTCTATTTCAACGCTTATGTAGTTCTCAACGCCGGCAATGCCGATAATCTTACTTACAAACAACTGCTGGCTGAGGATGCTTGGCTAGAAATCGAAGACCAACTCTACAGCGAAGACTCGGAGTTGTCCGGCGTAGAAGTTGGTATTGGTGCAGAAGCATTGCAAACTTTACTGCAAAACATCAACTTAGAATCAGAAGCAGAACAGTTGCGAGAAGATATTGCCGGCGCAAAGGGTCAGAAGCGGGCAAAACTAATTAAGCGCCTGCGGGTGATTGACAACTTCATTGCTACTGGCTCAAAACCAGAATGGATGGTGTTATCAGTAGTTCCCGTCATTCCCCCCGACTTGCGACCGATGGTGCAACTAGATGGGGGTCGGTTTGCTACTAGCGACCTTAACGATCTCTATCGCCGCGTAATTAACCGCAACAATCGCCTCGCGCGACTCCAAGAAATTCTCGCCCCAGAAATCATCATCCGCAACGAAAAGCGGATGCTGCAAGAAGCTGTGGACGCGCTGATTGACAATGGTCGTCGGGGACGCACAGTAGTGGGAGCAAATAACCGCCCGCTGAAGTCCCTCTCAGACATCATTGAAGGGAAACAGGGGCGCTTCCGGCAAAACTTGCTGGGTAAACGGGTTGACTACTCTGGTCGTTCCGTGATCGTAGTCGGGCCCAAGCTGAAAATCCATCAATGCGGCTTACCCAGGGAAATGGCGATCGAACTGTTCCAGCCTTTCGTCATCCACCGCCTGATCCGTCAAGGATTAGTCAACAATATCAAAGCAGCGAAGAAGTTGATCCAGCGCAGCGATCCTTCAGTGTGGGACGTGCTCGAAGAAGTGATCGAAGGGCATCCAGTGCTGCTTAACCGGGCTCCAACCCTTCACCGCTTAGGAATTCAAGCTTTTGAGCCAATTTTAGTAGAAGGGAGAGCAATACAATTACACCCCTTAGTTTGTCCCGCATTCAACGCCGACTTTGATGGCGACCAAATGGCCGTTCACGTACCTCTATCTCTAGAGTCTCAAGCAGAAGCAAGACTGCTAATGCTGGCTTCTAATAATATCTTGTCACCAGCGACAGGACGGCCAATCGTAACGCCTTCTCAAGATATGGTGCTCGGTTGCTACTACTTGACAGCGGAGAATCCCCAGACCCAAAAAGGGGCGGGTCGTTATTTCGCTAATTTTAACGATGCAGTTATTGCCTACGAACAGGGGGTAATTCATCTCCATTCTTACATCTGGGTGCGCTTTGACGGTGCAGTGGAAAATGTGGAGGCGGAGGGCGATCCGAAGGTTGAAAATTTGGCGAACGGTACTGTAAGTAAAGAGTACAAATTCCGTAGGGTAAGGGAAGACAAGGATGGGGTGATGCTTTCTCAATACATCCGCACGACAGCGGGGAGAATTATTTATCACCAAACAATTGAGTCGGCAATTAATAGTTAA
- a CDS encoding DNA-directed RNA polymerase subunit beta', producing MADNKVIFRNRVVDKGQLKKLISWSFTHCGTARTATLADRLKDLGFRYATKAGVSISVDDLVVPPSKRSLIEAAEEEIRIAETRYTRGEITGVERFQKVIDTWNSTSEDLKDEVVKNFRASDPLNSVYMMAFSGARGNISQVRQLVGMRGLMADPQGEIIDLPIKTNFREGLTVTEYIISSYGARKGLVDTALRTADSGYLTRRLVDVSQDVIVREFDCGTTRALRVRPMSDGQKILIPLRDRLFGRVLAADAIDPKTGKPVQAGELQAVRNQACDEELAVAIDKSGLSEVMVRSPLTCESTRSVCQHCYGWSLAHAGMVDLGEAIGIIAAQSIGEPGTQLTMRTFHTGGVFTGEVAKQEKAEFAGTVKFQDLRVRPFRTRHGEDAFVAENNGLLVLTGAEGSQGKKAKAQKVAIAVVQGSTLMVKDGATVQPGDFLAEVPLAGRAARKTTEKVTKDVATDLAGEVKFDGVVPEEKTDRQGNTTRIASRGGLIWILSGSAYNLPPSAEPAVKNGDRIKSGGVLAQTKLVSEHGGLVRIADQREIEIITASVLLDRAKVRVESAGGRDHYTIETIEEGTGDWGLASRGGEEENSASSPSSLAPSPSPLAPSKVQRFSLLATPGSKVQNGEVVAELMDDTYRTATGGIIKYAGVEVHKRGKAKLGYEVVKGGTLLWVPEECHEVNKDISLLLVEDGQYVEAGAEVVKDIFCQTNGVVEVMQKNDILREIVIKPGELHLIDGPVGALAEGKIVNPGTEVIPGLVVEELRYAEYVETTEGPALLLRPVVEFPVPDRPSVPSQTAISESIALRAVQRLPYKDGERVKSVDGLELLRTQLVLEIGNDAPYLAADIELLPDEEEPGSMRLQLVILESLAIRRDAIADSTQGSTNTGLLVKDGDVIAPGAVVARTEILCKESGEIRGIRSRSNEPVRRILIVRDADLMSIEVSGALAIQPGSLVVAGAEIAPGVFIEESGQVISVEAIASENAEGATSAVAVPKHRLTMRIARPYRVSNGAVLHVQDGDLVQRGDNLVILVFERAKTGDIIQGLPRIEELLEARKPKEACILAKRAGVAQVDMDEDGAGMKVIEDDGRIEDYPMLPGQNVVVSEGQRVEAADPLTDGPANPHEIVEIFFSALKERGVSTWDAALQSFQQVQAFLVNGVQEVYQSQGIDISDKHIEVIVRQMTNKVRIDDGGDTTMLPGELVELRQVEQVNEAMSITGGAPADYTPVLLGITKASLNTDSFISAASFQETTRVLTEAAIEGKSDWLRGLKENVIIGRLIPAGTGFNAYEDSMNADLAYDAGVFDEGVEGVEDVVLDDRIARRAYTSDRSFDVKNAADDDADVDIDVDDEDDDDFEEEAIVIDDELEEGAEDAISSIMEDDDMIGYDFDEDED from the coding sequence ATGGCAGACAACAAAGTGATTTTTCGCAACCGTGTTGTGGATAAGGGTCAGCTCAAGAAATTGATTTCTTGGTCATTCACTCACTGCGGAACAGCGCGGACGGCAACTCTGGCAGACCGCCTCAAAGATTTGGGTTTCAGATATGCAACTAAAGCCGGGGTTTCTATTAGTGTAGATGACTTGGTAGTGCCACCATCAAAGCGATCGCTAATTGAAGCAGCCGAAGAAGAAATTCGCATAGCCGAAACTCGCTATACAAGGGGCGAAATTACGGGGGTAGAGCGGTTCCAGAAAGTAATTGATACTTGGAATAGCACCTCCGAAGACCTTAAAGATGAAGTTGTGAAGAATTTCCGGGCTTCAGATCCTTTGAACTCCGTGTATATGATGGCTTTCTCTGGGGCGCGGGGCAACATCTCCCAAGTCCGCCAATTAGTAGGAATGCGAGGATTGATGGCAGACCCGCAAGGGGAAATCATTGACTTGCCAATTAAAACTAATTTCCGGGAAGGATTGACAGTCACCGAGTATATTATTTCCTCCTACGGCGCGCGCAAAGGTTTAGTAGACACGGCATTGCGGACGGCGGATTCGGGTTACTTAACGCGCCGCCTTGTTGATGTTTCCCAAGATGTAATTGTCAGAGAATTTGACTGCGGGACTACAAGGGCATTGCGAGTCCGTCCCATGTCTGACGGCCAGAAAATATTGATTCCCCTCAGAGATAGACTATTTGGGCGGGTATTGGCAGCAGATGCGATCGACCCGAAAACGGGAAAACCAGTGCAAGCGGGAGAATTACAGGCAGTTCGCAATCAGGCCTGCGATGAAGAGTTAGCCGTCGCGATCGATAAAAGTGGGTTATCAGAGGTGATGGTGCGATCGCCCCTGACTTGCGAATCAACGCGGTCAGTTTGCCAGCACTGTTATGGTTGGTCGTTAGCCCACGCCGGGATGGTGGATTTGGGAGAAGCGATCGGCATTATTGCCGCGCAGTCGATAGGGGAACCGGGTACGCAGTTAACCATGCGGACTTTCCACACGGGGGGCGTATTTACTGGGGAAGTTGCCAAACAAGAAAAGGCGGAGTTTGCAGGCACGGTCAAGTTTCAGGATTTGCGCGTCCGTCCTTTCCGCACCCGACACGGGGAAGACGCATTCGTGGCAGAAAATAATGGCCTGTTAGTGCTGACGGGGGCTGAGGGTTCTCAGGGTAAAAAAGCTAAAGCCCAGAAAGTAGCGATCGCTGTCGTCCAAGGTTCGACGCTGATGGTCAAAGATGGGGCAACGGTGCAACCAGGGGATTTCTTAGCAGAAGTGCCTCTGGCCGGTCGCGCCGCCCGGAAAACTACGGAAAAAGTGACTAAAGACGTAGCGACAGATTTAGCTGGCGAGGTCAAATTCGATGGCGTAGTCCCCGAAGAAAAAACCGACCGCCAAGGGAACACCACCCGCATTGCTTCCAGGGGAGGCTTGATCTGGATTTTATCGGGGTCAGCCTACAACTTACCGCCCTCGGCAGAACCCGCAGTCAAGAATGGCGATCGCATTAAATCCGGCGGCGTACTGGCCCAAACCAAGCTAGTCTCAGAACATGGCGGTCTGGTGCGGATTGCTGACCAGCGGGAAATCGAAATTATCACCGCTTCCGTGCTCCTAGACCGAGCTAAAGTGCGAGTAGAAAGTGCCGGCGGCCGCGACCACTATACGATTGAAACCATTGAAGAAGGCACTGGGGACTGGGGACTAGCGAGTAGGGGAGGAGAAGAAGAAAATTCTGCCTCTTCTCCCTCTTCCCTAGCCCCTAGCCCCTCTCCCCTAGCCCCTTCTAAAGTACAGCGGTTTTCGCTGTTAGCTACTCCCGGCTCTAAGGTACAAAATGGGGAAGTTGTCGCTGAGTTAATGGACGATACTTACCGCACTGCCACCGGGGGCATTATCAAATATGCCGGTGTGGAAGTACACAAGCGCGGTAAGGCAAAACTGGGCTACGAAGTAGTCAAAGGCGGCACCTTACTCTGGGTTCCCGAAGAGTGCCACGAGGTAAATAAGGATATTTCCTTGCTGTTAGTAGAAGACGGTCAATATGTCGAAGCTGGGGCAGAAGTCGTCAAGGATATTTTCTGTCAAACTAACGGCGTAGTCGAGGTGATGCAGAAAAATGACATCCTCCGCGAAATTGTGATTAAACCAGGGGAACTGCATTTAATTGATGGCCCCGTTGGTGCTTTGGCAGAAGGCAAAATCGTCAATCCCGGCACGGAAGTGATACCAGGCCTGGTTGTCGAAGAACTGAGATATGCCGAGTATGTGGAGACTACCGAGGGCCCAGCCTTATTATTGCGGCCAGTAGTAGAGTTTCCCGTACCCGATCGTCCCAGCGTACCTTCTCAAACGGCGATCAGCGAATCCATTGCCCTACGAGCCGTACAGCGCCTACCTTATAAAGATGGGGAACGGGTGAAGTCAGTCGATGGCCTGGAGTTATTGCGGACGCAGTTGGTGCTAGAAATTGGTAACGATGCCCCCTATTTAGCTGCGGATATTGAACTGTTGCCCGATGAAGAAGAACCGGGTTCGATGCGTTTGCAACTGGTGATTCTGGAATCTCTGGCGATTCGACGAGATGCGATCGCAGATTCTACTCAGGGCAGTACGAATACTGGCTTGTTAGTGAAAGATGGCGATGTCATCGCGCCGGGGGCAGTGGTGGCGCGGACGGAAATTCTCTGTAAGGAATCTGGGGAAATTCGCGGTATTCGTTCTCGCAGTAACGAACCTGTACGCCGGATTTTAATCGTTCGCGATGCCGATTTAATGTCAATTGAGGTTTCCGGGGCTCTGGCAATACAGCCGGGTTCTCTGGTGGTGGCCGGTGCGGAAATTGCCCCCGGAGTGTTTATTGAGGAATCTGGTCAGGTGATTTCTGTGGAGGCAATAGCAAGCGAGAACGCAGAGGGGGCCACATCCGCCGTAGCTGTTCCCAAGCACCGCTTAACGATGCGAATTGCTCGGCCTTATCGGGTTTCCAATGGTGCTGTTCTCCACGTCCAAGATGGCGATTTAGTACAACGGGGTGACAACTTAGTGATTCTGGTCTTTGAACGAGCGAAGACGGGAGACATCATCCAAGGGTTGCCTCGGATTGAAGAGTTGCTGGAAGCCCGGAAGCCAAAGGAAGCCTGTATTTTGGCTAAGCGGGCTGGTGTTGCTCAAGTCGATATGGATGAAGACGGGGCAGGTATGAAGGTAATTGAGGATGATGGTCGGATTGAAGATTATCCGATGTTACCTGGTCAGAATGTGGTTGTGTCTGAGGGGCAACGGGTGGAGGCTGCCGATCCTTTGACCGATGGCCCAGCGAATCCCCATGAGATTGTGGAGATTTTCTTCTCGGCTCTCAAGGAGCGCGGGGTTTCTACTTGGGATGCTGCTTTGCAGAGTTTCCAGCAGGTACAGGCGTTTTTGGTGAATGGGGTGCAAGAGGTTTATCAGTCTCAGGGGATTGATATTTCTGATAAGCACATTGAGGTCATCGTCCGCCAGATGACGAATAAGGTGCGGATTGATGATGGTGGCGATACGACGATGTTGCCTGGGGAACTGGTGGAGTTGCGGCAGGTGGAACAGGTGAATGAGGCGATGAGTATTACTGGTGGTGCGCCGGCGGATTATACTCCCGTGCTACTGGGGATTACTAAGGCTTCCCTGAATACTGATTCGTTTATCTCGGCGGCTTCCTTCCAAGAGACGACGCGGGTGTTGACTGAGGCGGCGATAGAGGGTAAGTCTGATTGGCTGCGAGGCCTGAAGGAAAACGTGATCATCGGGCGGTTGATTCCGGCTGGGACTGGATTCAATGCCTATGAGGATTCTATGAATGCCGATCTAGCTTACGATGCTGGGGTATTTGATGAGGGAGTTGAAGGGGTTGAGGATGTGGTTCTCGACGATCGCATTGCTCGCCGCGCTTATACGTCTGACCGCAGTTTTGATGTTAAAAATGCTGCGGACGACGATGCTGATGTCGATATTGATGTCGATGATGAGGATGATGATGATTTTGAGGAGGAGGCGATCGTTATTGATGATGAATTAGAAGAGGGCGCTGAGGATGCGATCTCTTCAATCATGGAGGATGATGACATGATTGGCTATGACTTTGATGAGGATGAAGATTAA
- a CDS encoding HhoA/HhoB/HtrA family serine endopeptidase: MGFLKFSQPSLRAQSIARLLVMTLAIAIATFSFSLPPQPAIAANLPDLPSSSQQILPAKLQVALRSSPDPETHGSFVAAAVKRVGPAVVRIDTERTVTRSLDPFYNDPLFGRFFGDDLRSQIPRSERLRGQGSGFIIDKSGIVLTNAHVVDRADKVTVTLNDGTIYTGEVLGTDEITDLAAVKITAPSSNLPIASLGNSDVVEVGDWAIAVGNPLGFDNTVTLGIISTLKRSSAAVGIPDKRLDFIQTDAAINPGNSGGPLLNDSGEVIGINTAIRPDAMGIGFAIPINKAKTIITQLAKGEEVSHPFLGIQMVTLTPEIARENNADPNAPFRVSEIKGVLVMRVMPDTPALKAGIRSGDVIVEIDNEAVTSAAQVQNIVENSRVGQNLKLKVRRLDITKELYVTTAQLK; the protein is encoded by the coding sequence ATGGGATTTTTAAAGTTTTCACAGCCGTCGCTTCGCGCCCAAAGTATTGCCCGTCTGTTGGTAATGACATTGGCGATCGCGATCGCCACCTTCAGCTTCAGCTTACCACCACAACCAGCGATCGCTGCAAACCTCCCCGATCTGCCTAGCTCTAGCCAGCAAATATTACCTGCAAAGCTTCAAGTTGCACTTCGTAGTTCCCCAGATCCAGAAACTCACGGCAGTTTCGTCGCCGCAGCGGTAAAGCGAGTAGGGCCAGCCGTAGTCAGGATTGACACCGAGCGTACAGTCACTCGTTCCCTCGACCCATTTTATAACGATCCCTTATTCGGTCGCTTTTTTGGAGACGACTTACGCTCCCAAATTCCGCGCTCAGAGCGCCTCCGAGGTCAAGGTTCCGGCTTCATCATCGACAAAAGTGGGATTGTACTCACAAACGCCCACGTAGTCGATCGCGCAGATAAAGTAACAGTCACCTTAAACGACGGTACTATCTATACAGGAGAAGTACTCGGTACAGACGAAATCACAGACTTAGCCGCAGTTAAAATTACCGCCCCAAGTAGCAATTTACCCATTGCTAGCTTAGGAAACTCCGATGTTGTAGAAGTAGGAGACTGGGCGATCGCAGTCGGCAACCCCCTTGGATTTGACAACACCGTAACCCTCGGCATCATCAGCACCCTCAAACGCTCATCCGCAGCAGTTGGCATCCCCGACAAGCGGCTCGACTTCATTCAAACTGACGCAGCCATCAACCCCGGCAACTCCGGCGGCCCTCTCCTCAATGACTCTGGAGAAGTAATCGGCATTAACACAGCCATTCGTCCTGATGCAATGGGAATAGGCTTCGCCATCCCCATTAACAAAGCAAAAACAATTATCACCCAATTAGCCAAAGGAGAAGAAGTCAGCCACCCCTTCTTAGGCATCCAAATGGTCACGCTTACCCCAGAAATCGCCAGAGAAAATAACGCTGACCCCAATGCTCCTTTTAGAGTGTCAGAAATAAAAGGCGTACTGGTTATGCGAGTTATGCCTGATACCCCCGCTCTAAAAGCTGGAATTCGCAGTGGCGATGTCATAGTCGAGATTGACAACGAAGCTGTCACCAGCGCCGCTCAAGTACAAAACATCGTAGAAAATAGCAGAGTTGGTCAAAACCTAAAACTAAAAGTGCGCCGTCTTGACATAACAAAAGAGCTTTACGTCACAACAGCGCAACTTAAATAG
- a CDS encoding pentapeptide repeat-containing protein, whose protein sequence is MNVDELLRLYATGERNFSGVYLPEVYLCDAELIGANLCESDITGANLSKAKLNRANLSKANLSNTNLSGTDLGGADMTEAILTEANLCRADLIGTNLSKADLSRAFLTQANFIGANISRAILCQTDLHGVNLYGVNLRRAILTEADLIGANLTKVDLSGADLMGASLIRADLTEAILSAADLTGANLLGANLTGVNLSGVYLKGATMPDGTVHD, encoded by the coding sequence ATGAACGTTGACGAACTGCTGAGGCTATACGCAACAGGAGAAAGAAATTTCAGTGGAGTATACCTACCAGAGGTGTATCTCTGTGACGCAGAGCTAATTGGAGCCAACCTATGCGAATCAGATATTACCGGAGCTAACCTGAGTAAAGCCAAACTCAACAGAGCCAACCTCAGCAAAGCCAATCTCAGCAACACCAATCTCAGCGGTACAGATCTGGGAGGAGCTGACATGACAGAAGCAATTTTAACTGAAGCAAACCTGTGTCGAGCCGACCTGATCGGTACTAATCTTAGCAAAGCTGACTTGAGCAGAGCCTTCCTCACCCAGGCAAATTTCATCGGAGCCAATATTTCTAGAGCAATCCTATGTCAGACAGACTTGCACGGAGTCAACCTCTACGGAGTAAATCTGCGTCGAGCAATTCTTACCGAAGCTGACCTAATCGGAGCCAATTTAACTAAGGTAGACCTCAGTGGAGCCGACTTAATGGGAGCTAGCCTAATTAGAGCAGACCTAACTGAAGCTATCTTAAGTGCCGCAGACCTGACTGGTGCCAACCTACTAGGCGCAAACCTAACTGGAGTCAACCTCAGTGGAGTATATCTTAAGGGCGCAACCATGCCCGACGGTACAGTTCACGACTAA